TCATTTTCTATCAACCACAATTGTTTTGCAGCAGATATTGGAGTTGCAGTTATTATCACTTTTTGAAATTTATCAATAACAAAATATATATCTGTTTTTGAAGTTTTAATATAAATATGCTTTGAAGTTTCAAAGCTTAATGTTGACTTTTCAATCATTTTAAGTATTTTATCTTTAAGTTTAAACTCTTCTTCATCAGCTAATTTAAGACGCTGTCTTATTCTCTGAATTGAATGTGTTGAAAATCCATATTCATGCTTATAATAATAACTCATATTTACCTCAATATAATTATAAAGAATTTTTGCAATACATTAAAATAAATATCGAATAACAAATAAAATAAAATAAAAAGATAAAAAAAACTTCTTTCGAAGTTCTAATGTAAATAATTTCTAAGAAATAACTAAGAAATTACCTGATCATCTTTCAGCAAATGTCCCTTTTTTCATACAAATCATTACTAAATCATAAAGACCTGGAATAATTAAAATGTAAAGTAAAGCTTGTAAAAGACTGAAACCAAATAATCTAAGTTGCTTTTTAGTTGAATAACTCATCCCCATAGCTTTCATCCCTATTGAAGGTTTTGCCATACAGAAATTAATAATCATAAAGATTCAATAAATACCAAGTGTAATTCCTATAAGAAAATTATCAATTAAATTACACGCAACTCTTCTTCAAAATCCTGCATTCATATTATTTTACCCCTTTCATATTAATTATACACTATAAGTGTTTATTTTTAAAGTAAAAAAAATGATTAATAATTTATCGTATCAATATAGAATTAATACTTATTACTAATCAAAAAATTCTTTATTTCTTTTCCAGACCTATATTTTATTTCTAAGTTTTTAGAAACAAGTCTATGACAAGGAATCAATAATAATATTGGGTTTTTAGCCATACAAGTTGCTATAAAACGTGTATGATCCACTTTATTTATTAATTTTGCAAAGTCTGAATAAGTAAAATATTGGCCATATTTTAATTTAGCAACCTCTTGCAAAATCTCTATTTGTTTTTCTGTTAAATTATTAAGATAAAAATCATCAAAATTTATTTTAATTTCTTCATGATTTTCAAATTTTCTAAGCATTTCAATATATTTTTCAAATCCAGTTTCATTTAATACGTTTCTTACTTTATAGCCTTTATAAAAATCATGAATATTATCATTTTCAAATCCAATATATGCAAGTTTTTCTTCATACATAGCTAATTTAATAATTTTATTAGTAAAAATTTTAATTTTATAAACTTTTAAAATTTTTTCACTCATTCAATATCACCCACTAAAATTATATGTAAAAAACTCAACAAAAGTTGAGTTTTTATTAATATAAACTTATTTTAGAAAATTAATTATTATTTTTCTGAATCATCTGACTTATTATTATTTTTTTTATTCTGTCTATCTTGAAGCATTTTTAAGAATGAATCAATGTCTTCTTGACTTTCATAAATAGATGGGTCCATCTCATATTTTCTTCCTTGCATTGCTTCTGAAATCATAGTTTGATATTCATTATTTGCTTTTGCAATTTTTTCTCTATCCATTTTTGGATTTAATACTAAAATCACGATAAGTGATACTGCAGTAGCAATTAATGAAATTAAATAGATTCATAATAAAACTTTAATTATAGTAAAGTCAAAAAAATCAGTCATTTGTTTTACTAAATCATTTATTCCAGCTTCGTTTTCTTTAATTCATTGACTAAATTCTGCTGGTGTCATTTTTGAATTCGCTACACCCATACCAAAAGACTTTGAAACTTGAGAAAATATTGTATTATTTCCAAATATATATAAGAAAGGATTTGAGAAACTAAATATCATAATAGCAACAAACATTCCTGGAACAACTAAATTAATTCCTGGAATTAAATATTGTTGTCTATAAGTTTTAGGAGGTTGAACAATTGTATAAATTATTCAAGCTATCATTAATCCCATAAGAATTAAAACAAAAATACTTCCTGCAGATCCTGAATTTATTCCTAATGCTGCTCCCATGGTTCAATTCACTTGAGTTGCTTTTCTATCATCTAATCATTTTTGTCAAGTTGCTTGAAACTCTGGAGTTCACCCAGTCCCTATTGTCTCTTTTGTAATTGGAAAAGGTTTAACTAATTGAAGATATAGAGATATGACAATAAAGAATATGGTACAAATTCCCATTGCAATACCTAAACTTAATTTTAATCACTTAGTATATTTTGGTTTAGCATTATATGGATAAAATCTTGGATCTTGTAAAGGATGCAAAGGAACATTTCCCATAAAAGGATTTCCCTGTGTACTTTGTGCATTTGAAAATTTTTCATATCCTGCTGAATTTGAATCAGTATTTGGTCTTTCTTTTGTTTTATCAACAACTTCAGGTTCAACTGAATCTTTTGCTTTCAAATATTTTTCTTTTAATTCATCAGATATTAATGAATTTTCTTTAACTAACTCTTCAGTTAATTCAAAAGACTGATCAGTTAATGAATTTCTTGGTGTTTGAAATTTATTAAAACAATATGTTTGTAAGAAAACAATATCACTTAAAACTTCATCATTAGATTTATCATCTGGTTTTACAAATTTAATTTTTTCTTTTGTAATATTTACCAATGATTTACCAAAAACAGCTCCTCATTTTTGATCTTTAAAACTACAATTTTCATTAATTTCTAAAATTAGTAAATCATTTACTAATTCAATTGCTTGTTTTTTAAACTCAATATCATTTAATAATTCGACCCTTAATCTTTGGTCCTTTATTAAATTTGCTAATAAAAATATCGAATCTTGATATATCTTGTTAGCTTCCATTTCTTTAACCTCTATTCTTATTAAACATTAAACATTTTTAATAGTTCAATTTCTGGAATTATTTTATTATCGTAAATTCCACTTTTTATATTCTTTTCTAATAAATATAACACTTTGATTTTATCATTTATTTGACTAATATCTAGTTTATTTTCCTCCAATAGCTTTGTAATTCTATAAGGATTTATACTTAATATTGATGCAATTTCAGAATTATTAACTCGTTTTTGTCTATATAATAAAATATTTCTAAGTGATATCAAATTATTTGCAAGTAAAGCTAAAAATGAATATATATCATTGTTAATTTCCATATAACTTGATCATTGTTTTAAAAATGTCTTTATATCATTTGAAATAAAACAATTTGCTAATTGAAAAGTATCAAAACTATTATATTTAGTAGTTATTTCATTTATTAATGGAATATCAATTTTCTTGTTTAAAACTATTAACTTATTGATTTCATTTGAAAACACTTGCATGTCATTTGGAAGTTTATCAATAAACAGTTCAATTGCTTCTAGATCATATTCAATATCTGCACTTTGCATTTTCATTAGAATAATTTGTCTCTTTTGATCAACAGTTGGTTCATCTAATTTTAAAAGTTTACAATTACTTTCAGTTAATTTAGCAATTTTAAGTTTTTTTGAAAATTTATCAGAATTTAAAGTAAGTATTATTTCAACTTCATTATTAGTTGAATTCAATATCTGCTCAACAAATTTTACATCATAAGTTTTATGGAGTTTTACCTTACTTTCATTTACGAATCAACAATCATTTATGATAATTATTTTTTTAGAAGAAAATATTGAATATGTATTTATTTCTTCTAAAATAGAAGGAATTGCATCATCTATTAAAGAATATTCAAAAATATCATATTCTTTTTCTAAGTTAATCTTCTGAATTAACTTATCAACTTGCTTTTTAATTAAAAAATTATCATTTGAATATATAAAGAACATTTTTATCACCTATTACTTATAATTTACCATTAAAAATTGATAAAAAAATTAATTTATTTTGAATTAAATTTGTTTTTACTATATACTCTATTTGTATATAAATATCTTGTTCAAAGGGGTGAATCAAAAATGGCAAATATTAAATCACAAGAAAAGCGTATTTTAACTAATGAAAAATCACGTTTAGCAAACAAAGCTTTTAGAAGTTCAGTTAAAACTGCAGTTAAAAAAGCTTTAAGTGCAAAAGCAGAAGGTTCAAAAGAAAAAGATGCTTTAATTAACGAAGCAGTTAGTTTATTAGATAAATCAGTAACTAAAGGAATCTTTAAAGCAAATAAAGCTGCAAGAGAAAAATCAAGATTAATGAAATAATTAATTTCCAATAATAGAAAAAACTCTTTTAAAAAGAGTTTTTTTGTATTCTTTTTACCTTACTTGTCCTTATATTATATTTATAACTATTTCTTCCGTTTGTAACATATGTTTTACAACTATATTTGTTTAAAGTATCTATTGTTTCTTTACTTGGAAAATTTAAATTATTTTTTTTGTGACCAGAAATAAAGCATGTTTTAGGTTTTATTAATTTTATAAATGATTCTGATGTACTTGTTTTACTTCCATGATGACCAACTTGAAGAAAATCAATACCCCCTTTTACTTTACTTTCAAATATTGGATCATTTATTAAACTATATTCTCTTTTCTTTGTAGCATCTCCTGTAAAAAGGATTTTTCTATTTTTTACTTCTATTAACGAAACTTGTGAATTGTCATTTTCATCTTTATTAGATGTTTCAATGAAATTAGTAATTTTCAAATCTTTTATTACATAAGTTCTTTTATTATCTGTATTTCAAAATATTTCTTTTATATTATAGGTTCTCTCAATACTTTCTAATTGATCATAGTGATCTTTATGATTATGACTTATAAAAGCAGCATCAATTTTTCTAATTCCCTTATAGATCAAATAACTTTCAAAACTTGTTTTATTAAAGCCAACTCCACTTCCTGCATCAAAAAGTATATTTTTTCCTTTATACTGTAATAAAAAGCTATTTGCATTTCCAACATTTAACATAACTATTGTTGAATTTAAATTTAATAGTTGATTAAACTCAACTATTAAAAAAGAATTAAAACTTAAAATTACAATCAAAAAGTTTCTAATTGATTTCTTGTTTATTTGTAAACTCAAAATGACTTTTAAAATTATAAAATAACTAATTAATCATAAAACACTAAAACTTCCTACAATTGTTGTTAAATTAATATAAGAAAAGCTTTTTGTATATAAATAAAGTATTTTGTATACAAATTCTAATATAGGATTGCAAAATGGAATAATGAATAAAAATGATAATATAAAGCAAAACGAAATGAATGGAACTAATAAAATTTCAAATATAGAACTAAATCAAAAAAATTTATAATCATAAAAAACTTGTAAAGGAATGAAAATAGAATTAATTATTAAAAAATTATAGATTAAATTTGTCATGGGCTTTTTATCTTTATACTTTTTAATAAATAAAACAGCAATAATTGAAAAAACAAATCCAATATTGAAAACAAATAAAGGGTTTATAAATAAACAAACTATTCATATAATTGAAAGCTTTGTAAATTTTGATAATCTGAAATTTCAATTTAATTCAATTCAGTTAATTATTAACAAAATACATGACTTTAATATAAATAATTTAAATCCCAATAAATAACTATATAAGAAGTACAAAATTATTGGAATAATTTTGTATTTTTTATACCTCTTAGAATTTTTGAATATCTTTTTATTAAAAAAATTTGCTATTAAATAAACATTTAATCCACTTAAGTTGATTAAATAAGTTAAAGAATAATTATTTAAATTTTTATAAACTGAATCTGAAGTTTTTTGTTGAAAGATAAACAGTTTACTCAAATTATTTGAAGTATTAACTATTTTATAAAAGTAATAATTAATAAATTTAAAATTTCTTTTTAAGATTATTACATTAGAAATTTTATATTTAACATTTTTGTTAAGTAAATATGAATTAAAATCAAATTCCCAAAAATTACCATTAACATTGACTTTTTCAAACTCCCCTACCAAAGATATATACTCCCCTACCGATAGTTTTACCTCCCCTACCGGTACATAATACAAAGTTTGAAGTTGTTTTATTAAAAAATATTTTTCTTTAACCTCAACTACCCTATAAAAATTTAAATTTAGCTTTTG
This sequence is a window from Spiroplasma diminutum CUAS-1. Protein-coding genes within it:
- a CDS encoding RDD family protein, whose amino-acid sequence is MNAGFWRRVACNLIDNFLIGITLGIYWIFMIINFCMAKPSIGMKAMGMSYSTKKQLRLFGFSLLQALLYILIIPGLYDLVMICMKKGTFAERWSGNFLVIS
- the holA gene encoding DNA polymerase III subunit delta, whose translation is MFFIYSNDNFLIKKQVDKLIQKINLEKEYDIFEYSLIDDAIPSILEEINTYSIFSSKKIIIINDCWFVNESKVKLHKTYDVKFVEQILNSTNNEVEIILTLNSDKFSKKLKIAKLTESNCKLLKLDEPTVDQKRQIILMKMQSADIEYDLEAIELFIDKLPNDMQVFSNEINKLIVLNKKIDIPLINEITTKYNSFDTFQLANCFISNDIKTFLKQWSSYMEINNDIYSFLALLANNLISLRNILLYRQKRVNNSEIASILSINPYRITKLLEENKLDISQINDKIKVLYLLEKNIKSGIYDNKIIPEIELLKMFNV
- the rpsT gene encoding 30S ribosomal protein S20, with translation MANIKSQEKRILTNEKSRLANKAFRSSVKTAVKKALSAKAEGSKEKDALINEAVSLLDKSVTKGIFKANKAAREKSRLMK
- a CDS encoding methylated-DNA--[protein]-cysteine S-methyltransferase codes for the protein MSEKILKVYKIKIFTNKIIKLAMYEEKLAYIGFENDNIHDFYKGYKVRNVLNETGFEKYIEMLRKFENHEEIKINFDDFYLNNLTEKQIEILQEVAKLKYGQYFTYSDFAKLINKVDHTRFIATCMAKNPILLLIPCHRLVSKNLEIKYRSGKEIKNFLISNKY
- a CDS encoding ComEC/Rec2 family competence protein, whose protein sequence is MYYVPVGEVKLSVGEYISLVGEFEKVNVNGNFWEFDFNSYLLNKNVKYKISNVIILKRNFKFINYYFYKIVNTSNNLSKLFIFQQKTSDSVYKNLNNYSLTYLINLSGLNVYLIANFFNKKIFKNSKRYKKYKIIPIILYFLYSYLLGFKLFILKSCILLIINWIELNWNFRLSKFTKLSIIWIVCLFINPLFVFNIGFVFSIIAVLFIKKYKDKKPMTNLIYNFLIINSIFIPLQVFYDYKFFWFSSIFEILLVPFISFCFILSFLFIIPFCNPILEFVYKILYLYTKSFSYINLTTIVGSFSVLWLISYFIILKVILSLQINKKSIRNFLIVILSFNSFLIVEFNQLLNLNSTIVMLNVGNANSFLLQYKGKNILFDAGSGVGFNKTSFESYLIYKGIRKIDAAFISHNHKDHYDQLESIERTYNIKEIFWNTDNKRTYVIKDLKITNFIETSNKDENDNSQVSLIEVKNRKILFTGDATKKREYSLINDPIFESKVKGGIDFLQVGHHGSKTSTSESFIKLIKPKTCFISGHKKNNLNFPSKETIDTLNKYSCKTYVTNGRNSYKYNIRTSKVKRIQKNSF